A genomic stretch from Novosphingobium resinovorum includes:
- a CDS encoding SDR family NAD(P)-dependent oxidoreductase — MQLSGKRAIVTGAANGLGAAIAIAFAREGARVAVADIDVAGSASVIEAIVAMSGDARACRLDVTREEDWAGTVQDLVAQWSGVDILVNNAAIASGLVPIEDRLPEDWDRSMAINARGPFLGTRALLPVFRANGGGAIVNVASVAGLGQSQIMDPAYACSKAALTMLTRITAAQHAGDGVRCNSVHPGPIDSDLARAAYPDEQAFARRVARVPAGRMAKMDEVVEAVVYLASDRSSYITGTGLAVDGGALVQ, encoded by the coding sequence ATGCAATTATCCGGCAAGCGCGCGATCGTGACAGGGGCTGCGAATGGTCTGGGGGCAGCCATAGCCATCGCCTTCGCCCGCGAAGGCGCGCGGGTCGCGGTAGCTGACATCGATGTGGCGGGAAGCGCCAGTGTGATCGAAGCGATTGTAGCGATGAGCGGCGATGCCCGCGCCTGCCGTCTAGACGTGACGCGGGAAGAAGACTGGGCCGGCACGGTGCAGGATCTGGTCGCGCAGTGGTCCGGCGTGGACATTCTCGTCAACAATGCGGCAATCGCTTCGGGTCTGGTGCCCATCGAAGATCGTCTGCCGGAAGACTGGGACCGCAGCATGGCGATCAATGCACGGGGACCGTTTCTGGGCACGCGCGCCTTGCTGCCGGTATTCAGAGCCAATGGCGGCGGCGCGATCGTGAATGTTGCGTCCGTCGCGGGGCTGGGGCAGTCGCAGATCATGGACCCGGCCTATGCCTGCAGCAAGGCGGCGCTGACGATGCTGACCCGGATCACGGCTGCGCAGCATGCGGGCGATGGCGTGCGCTGCAATTCCGTCCACCCCGGTCCCATCGACAGCGATCTGGCGCGGGCCGCTTACCCGGACGAGCAGGCTTTCGCCCGCCGGGTGGCGCGCGTGCCTGCCGGACGCATGGCGAAGATGGACGAAGTGGTGGAGGCCGTCGTCTATTTGGCGAGCGATCGATCGTCCTATATCACGGGCACGGGGCTGGCCGTGGACGGCGGCGCATTGGTGCAATAG
- a CDS encoding SDR family NAD(P)-dependent oxidoreductase: MDLNGRSALVTGASSGLGRHFAQLLAKHGATVFAAGRREDALVSLSEETQGRCRPVIMDVVDPASVAAGFDLIAREDVPPLSILVNNAGVAQTRAAIDVSPEDWHSVLQPNLTGAFLVARQAALAMTAGGSIINVASILGERVSKGLAAYAASKAGLIQLTKALALEWAPRAIRVNALAPGYIETDLNRAFFQSEAGLRLIARIPQKRLGAMHDLDGPLLLLVGEHSAYMTGGVIAVDGGHLVSGL; this comes from the coding sequence ATGGACCTGAATGGACGATCTGCACTGGTGACCGGCGCCAGCTCAGGGCTGGGGCGCCATTTCGCACAGCTGCTGGCAAAGCATGGCGCCACCGTGTTCGCGGCAGGTCGCCGCGAGGATGCGCTGGTTTCGCTGTCGGAGGAAACGCAGGGGCGCTGCCGACCGGTGATCATGGACGTTGTCGATCCGGCATCTGTCGCCGCCGGGTTCGACCTTATCGCACGCGAAGACGTTCCTCCCCTTTCAATCCTGGTCAACAACGCCGGGGTCGCACAGACGCGCGCCGCGATCGATGTATCGCCCGAAGACTGGCATTCAGTGCTGCAGCCCAACCTGACCGGCGCCTTTCTTGTTGCCCGGCAGGCGGCTCTCGCGATGACGGCAGGCGGCTCCATCATCAACGTCGCATCGATCCTGGGCGAGCGGGTCTCCAAGGGCCTCGCCGCCTATGCCGCCAGCAAGGCCGGGCTGATCCAGTTGACCAAGGCCCTGGCGCTCGAATGGGCACCACGCGCGATCCGGGTCAATGCACTGGCCCCCGGATACATCGAGACGGATCTCAACCGGGCCTTCTTCCAGTCGGAAGCGGGGCTGCGGCTGATCGCTCGCATCCCGCAGAAGCGTCTTGGCGCCATGCACGATCTGGACGGCCCCTTGCTGCTGCTGGTTGGCGAGCATTCGGCCTACATGACCGGCGGGGTGATCGCAGTGGATGGCGGTCACCTCGTCAGCGGGCTCTAG
- a CDS encoding carboxymuconolactone decarboxylase family protein produces MTASISPLPTLGLLRRDAPKTVAGFRRFRSVIESDGALPARVKLLFAACAATTKGYEEMARRELSAARDAGLTAEQAGAAVAILSSVRGEGAALRFHGIYASVFGDAAGPHADEQTVDVAPGDAEANFLHYFGTMPPSLGKLLDLVPLAADAYYLMREGTLSGTALGVVNAELLLVTVLAADYSSWASVHMNGARKAGASEQAVAEAVICAVPTSGLSAWVVGATSMDA; encoded by the coding sequence ATGACTGCCTCGATCAGTCCCTTGCCGACGCTTGGCCTGCTACGCCGCGACGCCCCCAAGACGGTGGCGGGGTTTCGCCGCTTCCGATCCGTCATCGAGAGCGATGGCGCGCTTCCGGCCCGTGTCAAACTGCTGTTCGCCGCCTGCGCCGCCACGACCAAGGGCTATGAGGAGATGGCCCGCCGGGAATTGTCCGCGGCCCGTGATGCGGGGCTGACGGCAGAGCAGGCGGGGGCCGCAGTGGCGATCCTGTCGAGCGTGCGCGGAGAAGGTGCGGCCTTGCGGTTTCATGGCATCTACGCATCGGTGTTCGGCGACGCAGCCGGTCCGCATGCCGACGAACAGACGGTCGATGTTGCTCCCGGCGATGCCGAGGCGAATTTCCTGCACTACTTCGGTACGATGCCGCCTTCCTTGGGAAAGCTGCTCGATCTGGTCCCCTTGGCGGCCGATGCCTATTACCTGATGCGCGAGGGCACGCTGTCCGGCACTGCGCTGGGAGTGGTGAATGCGGAGCTGCTGCTGGTGACCGTGCTCGCCGCCGATTACAGCAGTTGGGCATCGGTTCACATGAACGGTGCCCGCAAGGCCGGGGCGAGCGAGCAGGCAGTCGCCGAAGCGGTCATCTGCGCCGTGCCCACCAGCGGCCTGTCAGCCTGGGTGGTCGGCGCGACCTCCATGGACGCCTGA
- a CDS encoding SDR family NAD(P)-dependent oxidoreductase, giving the protein MKDFSGKTAVITGAGSGIGAALAGLAAAQGMNLVLADINLPDLEAVAATLGGAPVALARTDVADPASVQTLADMAWDRFGGVDLLCNNAGVVPGGRHRLVWDYPLEDWRWAFGVNVEGVVNGIRSFIPRMIADGRPGHVLNTASVAGFVSGAGSAVYGSSKHAVVRITEALYAGLRDEGAPIGVTMLCPGLVATRIYDAERSRPDSLRPELGRAQESQELQDIADNLYRNAISPEVVAEQAFTGIREDKLYVFTSDGFDTPIAERTQAILSRTNPQFASLLSLSKSDAQIEDAAS; this is encoded by the coding sequence ATGAAGGACTTCTCCGGCAAGACAGCCGTCATCACCGGCGCGGGCAGCGGCATCGGCGCAGCCTTGGCCGGGCTGGCCGCAGCGCAGGGGATGAACCTCGTGCTGGCCGACATCAACCTGCCTGATCTCGAAGCCGTGGCCGCCACGCTTGGCGGCGCGCCGGTGGCTCTCGCCCGGACAGACGTGGCCGATCCAGCATCCGTACAGACGCTCGCCGATATGGCATGGGACCGGTTCGGCGGCGTCGATCTGCTGTGCAACAATGCCGGTGTGGTCCCAGGTGGACGACATCGTCTGGTCTGGGACTATCCGCTGGAGGACTGGCGGTGGGCCTTCGGCGTCAATGTCGAGGGCGTGGTGAACGGCATTCGCAGCTTCATCCCGCGCATGATCGCCGACGGGCGCCCCGGCCATGTTCTGAACACCGCATCTGTTGCCGGGTTCGTCAGCGGGGCCGGTTCAGCGGTCTATGGGTCTTCCAAGCACGCCGTCGTACGCATCACCGAGGCGCTCTACGCGGGCCTGCGCGATGAGGGCGCGCCCATCGGGGTCACCATGCTGTGTCCGGGCCTGGTCGCCACGCGGATTTACGATGCGGAACGGTCGCGGCCCGACAGCCTGCGGCCGGAGCTTGGCAGAGCGCAGGAATCGCAGGAGCTGCAGGACATTGCGGACAATCTCTACCGCAACGCGATCTCGCCGGAGGTCGTAGCCGAGCAGGCATTCACCGGAATCCGCGAAGACAAGCTCTATGTCTTCACGTCCGATGGTTTCGATACGCCGATCGCGGAGAGGACGCAGGCGATCCTGTCCCGCACCAATCCGCAGTTCGCCAGCCTGCTCTCTCTCAGCAAGAGTGATGCACAGATAGAGGACGCCGCGTCGTGA
- a CDS encoding SDR family NAD(P)-dependent oxidoreductase — protein sequence MSALQDRIALVTGAASGIGLATARRFADEGAQVLIADLDAAGLTRALDAMPGSRHEAITLDVTDEPAWIALASRIERQFGHLDVLFNNAGFGKFGSIADTSLDMWRSVIGVNLDSIFLATKYMLPLLEASGHGSIINMSSIRGIAAAPDCASYCAAKGGVRMFTKATALECAAAGNGVRANSIHPGHVATPLTAAAHGDPQVARRLLDDVPIGRIGVPEEIADAVVFLASDAARYMTGAELVVDGGSTAQ from the coding sequence GTGAGCGCGCTGCAGGATCGCATCGCGCTGGTCACCGGCGCCGCATCCGGTATCGGCCTGGCGACGGCCAGACGCTTTGCCGACGAAGGCGCACAGGTGCTGATCGCCGATCTGGATGCGGCAGGCCTGACCCGCGCTCTGGATGCCATGCCCGGTTCCCGCCACGAGGCCATCACGCTCGACGTCACCGATGAGCCTGCCTGGATCGCGCTTGCCTCGCGCATCGAGCGACAGTTCGGCCACCTGGACGTGCTGTTCAACAATGCCGGGTTTGGCAAGTTCGGCTCGATCGCGGATACCTCGCTGGACATGTGGCGCTCGGTGATCGGGGTCAACCTCGACAGCATCTTCCTTGCGACCAAGTACATGCTGCCGCTTCTGGAGGCATCCGGGCACGGATCGATCATCAACATGTCTTCGATCCGGGGCATAGCCGCCGCGCCCGATTGTGCGTCCTACTGTGCGGCGAAAGGCGGCGTCCGGATGTTCACCAAGGCGACAGCACTGGAATGTGCTGCCGCCGGAAACGGTGTGCGCGCAAATTCGATTCACCCAGGCCACGTCGCCACCCCTCTGACGGCAGCGGCACATGGAGATCCGCAAGTCGCCCGCCGCTTGCTCGATGACGTTCCTATCGGCCGGATCGGTGTGCCTGAGGAGATCGCCGATGCCGTCGTGTTTCTTGCGAGTGACGCGGCGCGGTACATGACAGGTGCCGAACTGGTGGTCGACGGCGGATCGACCGCGCAGTGA
- a CDS encoding enoyl-CoA hydratase/isomerase family protein, which produces MSSGPVSLTIDKGVAHLTLTRPDTRNAISPEIAEALREAVNICAASDDVRCILLTGSGRFFSVGGDIDLFARAGADARTHVFDLAQCFHHAVHGLATMPKPLVTAINGPAAGAGMSLAILGDIVLAAASSHFTAAYTAVGLTPDGGLSWALPRLVGLRRAQDLILTNRRVDTQEAATIGLVTRVVPDEALAEEAQGLAMQLATGPVGALGTCRRLLAASHTATLPQHLEAEAHAIAASCAGREGREGVAAFMEKRPPDFVGQRNLESISNDDGPPS; this is translated from the coding sequence ATTTCATCCGGCCCCGTAAGCCTGACCATCGACAAGGGCGTGGCCCACCTCACGCTCACCCGCCCGGACACGCGCAACGCGATTTCCCCGGAGATAGCCGAGGCCCTGAGGGAGGCGGTCAATATCTGCGCCGCGTCTGATGACGTGCGCTGCATTCTTCTGACCGGCAGCGGGCGGTTCTTCTCGGTCGGAGGCGATATCGATCTGTTCGCTCGGGCCGGAGCCGATGCGCGCACGCACGTCTTCGATCTGGCGCAATGCTTCCACCACGCCGTCCATGGCCTCGCCACGATGCCCAAACCGTTGGTCACTGCCATCAACGGTCCTGCGGCGGGCGCGGGGATGAGCCTCGCCATTCTGGGCGATATCGTTCTTGCCGCCGCATCTTCGCATTTTACCGCCGCTTATACCGCTGTCGGACTGACACCCGACGGCGGCCTGTCATGGGCTTTGCCGCGGCTCGTCGGGCTACGTCGGGCGCAGGACCTGATCCTGACCAATCGGCGCGTGGATACGCAGGAAGCCGCCACAATCGGCTTGGTCACCCGCGTTGTGCCGGACGAGGCGCTAGCTGAAGAAGCCCAGGGACTCGCGATGCAACTCGCCACCGGGCCGGTCGGCGCGCTGGGAACATGTCGACGGCTTCTGGCGGCATCCCATACCGCGACGTTGCCTCAGCATCTGGAAGCGGAAGCCCATGCGATCGCCGCCTCCTGCGCCGGCAGGGAGGGCCGCGAAGGGGTAGCGGCATTTATGGAGAAACGACCGCCGGATTTTGTGGGGCAACGCAATCTCGAATCCATTTCAAACGACGACGGGCCGCCTTCATGA
- a CDS encoding carbohydrate porin codes for MNFPTHPPQIPILTAALIASTLFYASPALSQEQESEAPAQASPAESSTVQTVLPDSEDAPPPQDRYKRFDDLSLKGWAITYPRVADTILADHGGVRDALADIGIGISPINTANFQYDFLQNDRGYKGPQLYNGQDITRTNTTVSLTATYDMGMIGIKGGQIATTFSLVDNSFPEVNGPKKLRIGRLHYYQSLFHDRVDFKVGYIDNTQEFLGINVGGNLATGNLGPQATIPFQLGLSYGGFAAPGFNARVKVGRHLYNKVGVQRSLPPGGATAENAVNPGGFRFHPPGTGVLVIDEVGFNSPAARGEKSIWIRGGGIYNTTKFDTFDGARSTNWATFIAGDKQITQPDPQKPARGVYVGATFNYAPPRQNLYTQYYEGRVYAVGMLKGRPFDLASLVTTFNKYSPAGLRTRTAQGEENYRATWALIASYAYRVRPGIYLQPGLGVTVHPTYSPRFGTALNGYLSLVTMF; via the coding sequence ATGAATTTTCCCACACATCCGCCACAAATCCCCATCCTGACCGCCGCACTGATCGCCTCGACCCTATTTTACGCCTCTCCCGCGCTTTCGCAGGAACAGGAGAGCGAGGCGCCCGCACAGGCATCGCCTGCCGAATCCTCCACCGTGCAGACCGTCCTGCCCGACAGCGAAGACGCGCCGCCGCCTCAGGATCGGTACAAGCGCTTCGACGATCTCAGTCTCAAGGGCTGGGCCATCACGTACCCCCGAGTTGCCGACACGATTCTGGCTGATCACGGCGGCGTGCGTGACGCACTGGCAGACATCGGCATCGGCATTTCGCCGATCAACACCGCCAATTTCCAGTACGACTTTCTGCAGAACGATCGCGGCTATAAGGGCCCACAGTTGTACAATGGACAGGACATCACCCGCACCAACACGACGGTAAGCCTGACGGCAACCTACGACATGGGGATGATCGGCATCAAGGGCGGCCAGATCGCCACGACGTTCAGCCTCGTCGACAACAGCTTCCCGGAAGTGAACGGACCGAAGAAGCTGCGCATCGGGCGTCTGCATTACTACCAGTCGCTGTTTCACGACCGCGTCGATTTCAAGGTCGGCTATATCGACAACACGCAGGAATTTCTGGGCATCAATGTCGGAGGCAATCTCGCCACCGGCAACCTCGGCCCGCAGGCTACGATCCCGTTCCAGCTGGGCCTCAGCTATGGCGGCTTTGCCGCCCCCGGCTTCAACGCCCGCGTAAAGGTCGGCAGGCATCTTTACAACAAGGTCGGCGTACAGCGCAGTCTGCCCCCCGGCGGTGCCACTGCCGAGAATGCGGTCAATCCGGGCGGCTTCCGCTTCCACCCTCCCGGCACCGGTGTGCTGGTAATCGACGAAGTCGGCTTCAACAGCCCCGCCGCGCGCGGGGAAAAGTCGATATGGATACGCGGCGGCGGCATCTACAATACGACGAAGTTCGACACTTTTGACGGCGCCCGCTCCACCAACTGGGCGACGTTTATTGCAGGCGACAAGCAGATCACCCAGCCCGATCCGCAAAAGCCTGCACGCGGCGTCTATGTGGGAGCCACCTTCAACTATGCGCCGCCACGACAGAACCTCTATACCCAATACTACGAAGGACGGGTCTACGCCGTGGGCATGCTGAAGGGGCGCCCCTTCGACCTCGCATCGCTGGTCACCACCTTCAACAAGTACAGCCCCGCAGGCTTGCGGACCAGAACCGCGCAGGGCGAAGAGAACTATCGCGCCACCTGGGCCCTCATCGCCAGTTACGCCTACCGGGTCCGTCCGGGCATCTACCTCCAACCAGGCCTCGGAGTTACGGTCCACCCGACCTACAGCCCTCGCTTCGGGACGGCTTTGAACGGCTATCTCAGCTTGGTGACGATGTTCTGA
- a CDS encoding DUF2889 domain-containing protein, with the protein MPGVVEAHLADNFHEMRCRILHDGSVVTAIYGTAIRVPTSACPAATAVLQELEGIAINVPAADLYSGGQAQKHCTHLYDLAVLAIRHASLGLHDTHYEAIVPDEGDQPVTLTISRNGAICHSWNVQNGSIQLPASLRGKTLDKGFAAWATRSFTDAEIFEAASILARTWLISIGRRYRMEMAAGEPIAGNSEMLGRCFAYDATRAELARYSLGNSRSSSEIKV; encoded by the coding sequence ATGCCTGGCGTGGTCGAGGCACACCTTGCCGACAACTTTCATGAGATGCGATGCCGTATTTTGCACGATGGTTCTGTCGTCACGGCTATCTACGGCACTGCTATTCGAGTGCCGACATCAGCCTGCCCTGCGGCGACCGCAGTTTTGCAAGAACTGGAGGGAATCGCCATCAACGTTCCCGCCGCAGATCTTTATAGTGGCGGCCAAGCCCAGAAACACTGTACACATCTCTATGATCTGGCTGTTCTAGCGATCCGACACGCCTCTCTCGGACTGCACGACACCCATTACGAGGCAATAGTGCCAGACGAGGGCGACCAGCCCGTCACGCTGACAATTTCCCGTAACGGCGCCATTTGTCACAGCTGGAACGTCCAAAACGGCTCAATCCAACTGCCCGCGTCGCTTCGTGGCAAGACTCTGGACAAAGGCTTTGCTGCTTGGGCGACGCGTTCATTCACGGACGCCGAAATTTTTGAAGCTGCCAGCATCTTGGCCAGAACCTGGCTGATCTCGATTGGCAGACGGTATCGTATGGAGATGGCTGCCGGCGAACCGATTGCAGGAAATTCGGAAATGCTGGGACGCTGCTTCGCCTATGACGCCACTCGAGCTGAACTTGCGCGATACAGTTTAGGCAATTCACGCTCATCATCCGAAATCAAGGTTTAG
- a CDS encoding phosphotransferase produces MTDVAEANSGTTAVREGYAFDEAALTAWLEANVEGFAGPLSVEQFKGGQSNPTYKLVTPTRSYVLRRKPPGQLLKGAHAVEREAKVLSALHGAGFPVARVYGLCEDDSVIGTWFYVMEMVEGRIFWDATVPGVSNAERAAIFDAMNATIAQLHAFDPAAIGLGDYGKPGNYFARQVGRWSRQYFEDEAAGRNEDMDAVIAWLEAEMPQDDGASSVIHGDFRIDNMIFHPTEPRVLAVLDWELSTLGHPLADFAYHAMMYHMPPHIVAGLGGADIAALGIPSEEDYAAAYCRRTGREGLADYRYYMAFNFFRLAAIFHGIKGRVIRGTASNAQAKERAEAFPELARLALTFTAA; encoded by the coding sequence ATGACGGACGTCGCTGAAGCCAACTCGGGCACCACCGCCGTGCGCGAAGGCTATGCCTTCGACGAGGCGGCGCTGACCGCATGGCTGGAGGCCAACGTCGAAGGGTTCGCCGGCCCGCTGAGCGTCGAGCAGTTCAAGGGCGGGCAGTCCAACCCCACCTACAAGCTGGTCACGCCCACGCGCAGCTACGTCCTGCGGCGCAAGCCACCGGGGCAACTGCTCAAGGGCGCCCATGCGGTGGAGCGCGAGGCTAAGGTGCTTTCCGCGCTCCATGGCGCGGGCTTCCCGGTCGCCCGCGTCTATGGGCTGTGCGAAGACGATAGCGTCATCGGCACGTGGTTCTACGTGATGGAGATGGTGGAAGGGCGCATCTTCTGGGACGCCACCGTCCCCGGCGTGTCCAACGCCGAACGCGCGGCGATCTTCGATGCGATGAACGCCACGATTGCGCAGCTTCACGCCTTCGATCCTGCCGCGATCGGGTTGGGCGATTACGGAAAGCCGGGCAATTATTTCGCTCGTCAGGTCGGGCGCTGGTCCAGGCAGTATTTCGAGGATGAGGCCGCAGGCCGCAACGAAGACATGGACGCGGTCATCGCGTGGCTCGAAGCGGAAATGCCGCAGGACGATGGCGCCTCCAGCGTGATCCACGGCGATTTCCGCATCGACAACATGATCTTTCACCCAACCGAACCGCGCGTTCTGGCGGTGCTGGACTGGGAATTGTCGACGCTGGGCCATCCTCTGGCGGACTTCGCCTACCACGCGATGATGTACCACATGCCGCCGCATATCGTGGCGGGCCTTGGCGGAGCGGACATCGCCGCGCTCGGCATCCCGAGCGAGGAGGACTACGCCGCGGCCTATTGCCGTCGCACCGGGCGCGAAGGACTGGCGGATTATCGCTATTACATGGCGTTCAACTTCTTCCGCCTCGCCGCGATCTTCCACGGCATCAAGGGCCGCGTGATCCGGGGCACCGCCTCCAACGCTCAGGCAAAGGAGCGGGCCGAGGCCTTCCCCGAACTAGCAAGGCTGGCGCTAACGTTCACGGCGGCGTGA